The following are encoded together in the Variovorax sp. PBS-H4 genome:
- a CDS encoding nitroreductase family protein has protein sequence MTIDLEEPASRVDLSCAFEDIARQRRSVYFYLDQDVPRHLLERALQLAVLAPSHYHTRPWRFTVFRGSARAELATAYEKAAVRIGWHPGRARCRAFDAPVMVVIGCVPDTSHPRVRPLEEEFATAAATQNLMLALTSMQLSCAMSSSPLQLSDEVEQAAGIEGGRVVGVLQVGYRDPERELFKRPQSVTAGVVRWR, from the coding sequence ATGACCATCGACCTCGAGGAACCCGCCAGCCGCGTCGACCTGTCGTGCGCATTCGAAGACATCGCCCGGCAGCGGCGTTCCGTTTATTTCTACCTGGACCAGGACGTGCCTCGGCATCTGCTCGAGCGCGCCCTGCAACTGGCCGTGCTTGCGCCCAGCCACTACCACACGCGGCCCTGGCGCTTCACGGTGTTCCGCGGCAGCGCTCGCGCCGAATTGGCCACCGCCTACGAGAAGGCGGCGGTGCGCATCGGCTGGCACCCGGGCCGTGCGCGGTGCCGTGCTTTCGATGCACCCGTGATGGTGGTGATCGGGTGCGTCCCCGACACCAGCCACCCGCGAGTGCGCCCGCTCGAAGAGGAGTTCGCGACCGCGGCGGCCACGCAGAACCTGATGCTGGCCCTCACCTCCATGCAGCTCTCCTGCGCCATGAGCTCGTCCCCGCTGCAGCTTTCCGACGAGGTGGAACAGGCCGCCGGCATCGAAGGCGGCCGCGTGGTCGGGGTGCTGCAGGTCGGCTACAGGGACCCCGAGCGCGAGCTGTTCAAGCGGCCCCAGTCCGTCACCGCCGGCGTGGTGCGCTGGCGATAG
- a CDS encoding TauD/TfdA family dioxygenase, which produces MNISPIEGACVWDRRSVRPDDLVMQIPPDCVDEALQALRAVGAQGLQLRQVDRASFPLPRFAEWLLQARRELEGGRGLLLLRGLGIEGLTQEEVRILYWGLCVHLGIPLSQSRNGEFVGEVRDIGVKKGQADSRAYRTGGALRFHMDRCDLLGLLCVREARSGGLSMAVSSAAVHNEVLRRRPDLMETLYQPFYFSRQSEQVEGERPLYAGSIYAVVDGKFMSQFSLTYIESAQRYAEVPRLTPAQEEAIRLVASVAEELCVTFQMQPGDIQLLNNHVMYHARTTYEDHADPARKRLLLRVWLATPDSRRLPAEREEVWGSTEPGHVRGGVTPPAGPRFAFEDWASAGGSDPLHTPPLEPSWKS; this is translated from the coding sequence ATGAACATCAGTCCGATCGAGGGTGCTTGCGTCTGGGACCGCCGTTCCGTCCGGCCCGACGACCTGGTCATGCAGATTCCTCCGGACTGCGTCGACGAAGCCTTGCAGGCCCTGCGCGCCGTCGGAGCGCAAGGACTGCAGCTCCGTCAGGTGGACCGCGCGAGCTTCCCGCTGCCGCGTTTCGCCGAATGGCTGCTGCAGGCGCGCCGCGAGCTCGAAGGGGGGCGCGGCCTCCTGCTGCTGCGCGGCCTCGGCATCGAGGGCCTGACGCAGGAAGAGGTCCGGATCCTGTACTGGGGCCTCTGCGTTCACCTCGGCATCCCGCTTTCGCAGAGCCGCAATGGCGAGTTCGTCGGCGAGGTGCGGGACATCGGCGTCAAAAAAGGCCAGGCGGACTCCCGTGCCTACCGAACGGGCGGTGCGCTGCGCTTCCACATGGACCGCTGCGACCTGCTGGGCCTGCTGTGCGTGCGCGAGGCCCGCAGCGGCGGCTTGAGCATGGCGGTCAGCTCGGCGGCAGTGCACAACGAAGTGCTGCGACGCCGCCCGGACCTCATGGAGACGCTTTATCAGCCCTTCTACTTCAGCCGCCAGTCCGAGCAGGTGGAGGGCGAACGGCCCTTGTACGCCGGCTCGATCTACGCCGTGGTGGACGGCAAGTTCATGAGCCAGTTCTCGCTGACGTATATCGAATCGGCACAGCGTTACGCGGAAGTCCCGCGCCTGACGCCCGCGCAGGAGGAGGCGATCCGCCTGGTGGCCTCGGTGGCCGAAGAGCTCTGCGTCACGTTCCAGATGCAGCCGGGCGACATCCAGCTCCTGAACAACCACGTCATGTACCACGCCCGCACGACCTACGAAGACCACGCGGACCCGGCCAGAAAGAGGCTTCTGCTGCGGGTGTGGCTCGCCACGCCCGACAGTCGCCGCCTTCCGGCCGAGCGCGAAGAGGTCTGGGGCAGCACGGAGCCCGGCCATGTGCGGGGCGGCGTGACGCCTCCCGCCGGCCCGCGCTTCGCATTCGAGGACTGGGCCAGCGCAGGCGGATCCGACCCACTACATACCCCACCACTGGAGCCCTCATGGAAATCCTGA